The Meiothermus sp. region CCAACTTCAACGAGCCGGTGGCCTTGAGCATAAGCGGGCAGCCCAGCGGCACCACCCCTAGCTTTAGCCCAAACCCCGTAGCAGGCAACAGCACCACCCTGACCCTCCCGGCGGGCAGCACTCCCGGCACCTATACCCTGGTGATCCGTGGCAGCGCCAGCGTGAGCGGCCAGACCGTGCAGGGCGAGACCCGCATCACCCTAACCGTGGTGCAGCCCCCCACCACCCCCCCGCCTACCCAGAACGTGCAGGGCACCCGGATTTACTTCGACGCGGTGCTGCGCGAAACCCCCACCCTGAGCCTATTGCTGGACTTCAATCCGGTGGTCATCAACCAAACCGGCACCCAGGCCCCCTACAGCCGCACCAATCTCTCGACCACCGGCCTGGTGGGCTACCGCATCTCGGCCTGGAAGGATGTGAACAACAACGGCACCCAGGACGAGGGCGACCTCTTTGGCTGGTACCGCCTAAACGGCAACATCGCCACGGTGATGCCGGACAGAAGCGGGGTGGACATCACCCTCGAGCCCGTCCTCTCCACCACCCTGACCCGCGAAAAGTGGCTAAAGCAGATGGGCTACCCGGCCCGCGAAGATACCCCACGGTAAGCTTGTCCAATGCGCATTTGCAGTGATGCCATTGACTTTCACGTATCGGTTTGCACGCTTACCGTGGGGGCCCCAACCTTGGAAAGGCACATGTTGGAGGCATTTATCGGTGATAGGGCTCGCCCCGCTTGAGGGTTTCGACCCGGTAGAGCTGTTCCAAAAGCACCACCAGGGCCAGCTCGTGCTGAAGGGTTAGTTTAGACAAGGACAGCAGCCAGTCGGCCTGGTCGCGCACCCCCTGGGCATGGCCTTCGGCCCCGCCAATCAGGAAGGCCACGCCCTTTGAATCCAGTTCCCAGGCCTCGAGCCGGGCCTTGAAGGCCAGGGTGTTGGGGTTCTGCCCCCGCTCGTCCAACACCACCCGTTTGTAGCCTTCGGAGGCTTGCAGCAACCGCTCTCCCTCCTGGGCCTGGGAGCCTTCCTTCAAGTAGAGGAGCTCGAGCTTCCCGTAGCGCTGCAAACGCTCCAGGTACACCTCCACGCCGGCTTTGGCGTAGGCCAGCTTGGGTTTGCCAATCACACAGACGCGCAGTTTCATGGGGCTATCCGGCGTAACGATATACTTATGGGATTGAGTCTACCGGCTGTAATACCAGATTCGGTTAGTTCGTCACCGAATGGTGACGAACTAACCCGACCAAAGGGAGTGCTCTAGGATTCAAAAAGATAGCCCCCAGGGTTGTTTGTTTTGAAGACTATCTTTTTGAATCCGGTATAAGGTCTGCATTGCTAACTTGACCCCAATCAGCCCTGGAAAAAACCGGCTATAATCTTGGGTACCAAGAGGTCGGTATGGGAAAGAGCCTGGCGCTACCGGCAGTGATTGGCTCTCCCGAAACCTCGAGCCCGGTATACCAACAACTCCGCCAAGACCCTCTGCGGAGTTTTTTTGTTGGGGTCGGGAGGTTCCCCGTAGCAGCCCTTACCCAGGGCTGCGCGGACAAGAAAGCCTTTACCCAAGGCTTGGCAGGTCGGGCAAGCCGGACACCCCGGTAAGCCAGGAGGAAACATGGTTCAAGAGAAAATACGCTTCCAACCCTTTAGCAGTGAGCCCATCCGGCTGGTAGACGAACAGGGCCACTGGATCGCGCCCTTCGAGCACGGGCTGCCCCCCGAGCAGCTCCAACGCTTCTACCGCGACATGCTGGCGGCCCGGCTGCTGGACGAAAAACTGGTCATCCTGATCCGCACCGGCAAAACCAGCTTCATCGCTCCCCACGCGGGCCACGAAGCCGCCCAGGTAGGCATCGCGCACGCCTTGCGAAAGGGCCACGACTGGCTTTTCCCCTACTACCGGGATATGGGCTTAGTGCTGGCCATGGGGGTGCCGCTGGTGGAAATCTTCGGCCAGACCCTGGGCAACGCCGCCGACCCCGCCAAGGGCCGCCAGATGCCCTCGCACCCCGGCAGCCGGCCCCTCAATATCTTCACCGTCTGCTCGGCCATCGCCTCCCATGTACCGCCCGCCGCCGGCGCGGCCATCAGCATGAAGTTGCGTCGCACCCATCAGGTAGCAGTCTGCACCTTTGGCGATGGGGCCACCAGCGAGGGCGACTGGCACGCCGGTCTCAACTTTGCCGCCGTGCAGGGCGCTCCGGCGGTGTTTGTGTGCGAGAACAACCGCTACGCCATCAGCGTGAACATCTCCAAGCAGACCGCCTCCCAAAACATCGCCGTCAAGGCTCATGCCTACGGGATTCCGGGTTACTACGTGGACGGGCTGGATGTACTGGCCAGCTACTTTGTGATGCAGGAGGCCCTCGAGCGCGCCCGGGCCGGGCAGGGGGCCAGCCTGGTGGAACTGGTGGTTCACCGCTTTGGGGCCCACTCCTCTGCCGATGACGACAGCCGCTACCGCTCCCGCGAGGAGCTGGCCGCCGAGCGCCAGCAAGACCCCCTTCTGCGATACCAGCGCTTCCTGGAAAAGCAGGGCTTGTGGGATGCTCAGTGGGCCAACGAGCTGCGCCTGGAAATCTCCAAGGAGCTCGAGGCCGCCCTGCAAGAAGCGCAGAAGGCCGGAGAACCCGACCCCTTGCAGATGTTCGACGACGTCTACGCCGCCCGCCCCTGGCACCTGGAAGAACAGCGCCGGTTGGTAGCGGAGGAATTGCAGTCCTGACGGTGGAGGCTTCTGTCCTCTTTTGACCTAAGACCTACGACTTGTAACTTGCAACCTGCGGAGATTGTATGCCAACCATAACCCTAATCCAGGCGATCAATACCGCCCTGGACGAAGAAATGAACCGCGACGAGCGAGTGATGTTGCTGGGGGAGGATGTGGGCAAGCGGGGCGGGGTTTTCCTGGCGACCGAGGGCCTACAACAAAAATATGGCCCCGACCGCGTTATAGACACGCCCCTCTCCGAAGCCGCCATTCTGGGGGCCGCCGTAGGACTGGCGGCCCACGGGATGCGCCCGGTGGCCGAGATTCAGTTCGCCGACTACGTCTTCCCCGGCATCGATCAGCTCTTCTCCCAGGCCGCCAAGCTGCGCTACCGCTCCGGGGGGCAGTTCACCGCCCCCATGGTGGTGCGGATGCCCAGTGGCGGCGGCGTGAAGGGCGGGCACCACCACTCGCAAAGCCCTGAGGCCCACTTTGCCCACACCGCCGGCCTCAAGGTGGTGGTGGTCTCCACCCCCTACGACGCCAAGGGGCTCCTCAAAACGGCCATCCGCGACGACGACCCGGTGGTCTTCATGGAGCCCAAACGGCTCTACCGCGCGGTAAAGGAAGAAG contains the following coding sequences:
- a CDS encoding 23S rRNA (pseudouridine(1915)-N(3))-methyltransferase RlmH gives rise to the protein MKLRVCVIGKPKLAYAKAGVEVYLERLQRYGKLELLYLKEGSQAQEGERLLQASEGYKRVVLDERGQNPNTLAFKARLEAWELDSKGVAFLIGGAEGHAQGVRDQADWLLSLSKLTLQHELALVVLLEQLYRVETLKRGEPYHR
- a CDS encoding thiamine pyrophosphate-dependent dehydrogenase E1 component subunit alpha, which translates into the protein MVQEKIRFQPFSSEPIRLVDEQGHWIAPFEHGLPPEQLQRFYRDMLAARLLDEKLVILIRTGKTSFIAPHAGHEAAQVGIAHALRKGHDWLFPYYRDMGLVLAMGVPLVEIFGQTLGNAADPAKGRQMPSHPGSRPLNIFTVCSAIASHVPPAAGAAISMKLRRTHQVAVCTFGDGATSEGDWHAGLNFAAVQGAPAVFVCENNRYAISVNISKQTASQNIAVKAHAYGIPGYYVDGLDVLASYFVMQEALERARAGQGASLVELVVHRFGAHSSADDDSRYRSREELAAERQQDPLLRYQRFLEKQGLWDAQWANELRLEISKELEAALQEAQKAGEPDPLQMFDDVYAARPWHLEEQRRLVAEELQS
- a CDS encoding alpha-ketoacid dehydrogenase subunit beta produces the protein MPTITLIQAINTALDEEMNRDERVMLLGEDVGKRGGVFLATEGLQQKYGPDRVIDTPLSEAAILGAAVGLAAHGMRPVAEIQFADYVFPGIDQLFSQAAKLRYRSGGQFTAPMVVRMPSGGGVKGGHHHSQSPEAHFAHTAGLKVVVVSTPYDAKGLLKTAIRDDDPVVFMEPKRLYRAVKEEVPSDDYLIPIGKAAVRREGRDITLVSYGGPMVETLKAAEEMAAAGVEAEVIDLRTVMPWDKEAVLNSVAKTGRLLMIAEAPRTASVASEVAATVSEELFDQLLAPPLRVTGFDTPYPLAQDKLYMPTVTRILNAAKRLLDY